A genomic stretch from Actinomycetota bacterium includes:
- a CDS encoding response regulator: MAGGPKILIADDEEDVLMLCRVNLEFEGFEVVEAPNGAEAVRTARAEQPDLVLLDVMMPVKDGWETLSDLKSDDVLRRIPVVMLTAKVQEEDQYRALAAGAADYVTKPFHPTALVRTVRTVLETSEEELEGRRQEALRKLELFRKL; this comes from the coding sequence ATGGCAGGCGGTCCGAAGATCCTGATCGCGGACGACGAAGAGGACGTCCTGATGCTCTGCCGGGTGAACCTCGAGTTCGAGGGGTTCGAGGTGGTCGAGGCCCCGAACGGGGCCGAGGCCGTCCGGACCGCCCGTGCCGAACAGCCCGACCTGGTCCTCCTCGACGTGATGATGCCGGTGAAGGACGGGTGGGAGACCCTGAGCGACCTCAAATCCGACGACGTCCTGCGCCGCATCCCGGTCGTGATGCTGACGGCGAAGGTGCAGGAGGAGGACCAGTACCGTGCCCTCGCCGCGGGGGCGGCGGACTACGTGACGAAACCCTTCCACCCCACGGCTCTCGTGCGGACGGTCCGGACGGTCCTCGAGACCTCTGAGGAGGAGCTCGAGGGTCGCCGGCAGGAAGCCCTACGCAAGCTCGAGCTCTTCCGGAAGCTGTAG
- a CDS encoding trehalose-6-phosphate synthase, producing the protein MAELVACSHRGPYVYRRGPDGYTGQRGGGGLINAVGLAMQGHGGTWIAAAMSPDERALAKDHPEGREEDGIRLRLLDIPEREHALHYDVVSNEYLWFAFHYLFDVPLEPVFDDALGRAWDAYRTVNRIYAEAVAGCDAPSAVLVEDYHLITVGEELRRLGYDSAPLLYFHHTPWCAPDYLSIFPRSLRTEIVHSMLAYDSIGFHARRWADNFLACCRRFCPDVRIEGDSVRIGDRTVTVCVAPVPLDVQRLTDQAASEKVDGWVQRLEEQRQDRFMLVRVDRIDLSKNPLRGFLAFESLLESDPSLASRVWFCAMQYPSRLKVERYRRYFTRCTEVVSRINERFGAHAPGDEGPLGWYFADDFSRSLAGLRTYDALLVNPVFDGLNLVAKEGALLNERHGGIILSRNAGAFEELGEHTWDVNPFDVSGTADAMRRTIEEDPGDREVRASELRRLVTGSDPAGWVRTRAAAAGLSL; encoded by the coding sequence GTGGCTGAACTCGTCGCCTGCTCCCACCGGGGGCCGTACGTCTACCGGCGAGGGCCGGACGGCTACACGGGTCAACGCGGCGGTGGCGGCCTGATCAACGCGGTCGGGCTCGCCATGCAGGGCCACGGCGGGACGTGGATCGCGGCCGCCATGTCCCCCGACGAGCGGGCCCTGGCCAAGGATCATCCGGAGGGCCGGGAGGAGGACGGGATCAGGCTGCGCCTGCTCGACATCCCGGAGCGCGAGCACGCCCTGCATTACGACGTGGTCTCGAACGAGTACCTGTGGTTCGCCTTCCACTACCTGTTCGACGTCCCGCTCGAGCCGGTCTTCGACGACGCGCTCGGACGAGCGTGGGACGCCTACCGCACCGTCAACCGGATCTACGCCGAGGCGGTCGCCGGATGCGACGCTCCTTCCGCCGTCCTCGTCGAGGACTACCACCTGATCACCGTGGGGGAGGAGCTTCGACGGCTCGGCTATGACTCCGCCCCCCTCCTGTACTTCCACCACACGCCTTGGTGCGCCCCCGACTACCTCTCGATCTTCCCGCGGTCCCTGCGAACCGAGATCGTCCACTCGATGCTCGCCTACGACTCGATCGGCTTCCACGCCCGTCGATGGGCGGACAACTTCCTCGCCTGCTGTCGACGCTTCTGCCCGGATGTTCGGATCGAGGGGGACTCCGTGCGGATCGGGGACCGCACGGTCACCGTGTGCGTGGCCCCCGTCCCGCTGGATGTCCAGCGCCTGACCGATCAGGCGGCCTCCGAGAAGGTGGACGGCTGGGTCCAGCGGCTGGAGGAGCAGCGTCAGGACCGGTTCATGCTCGTCCGGGTGGACCGGATCGACCTCTCGAAGAACCCTCTCCGAGGCTTCCTGGCCTTCGAGTCGCTCCTCGAGTCGGACCCCTCTCTCGCCTCGCGGGTGTGGTTCTGCGCCATGCAGTACCCGTCCCGGCTGAAGGTAGAGCGGTACAGGCGCTACTTCACGCGCTGCACGGAGGTGGTGAGCCGCATAAACGAGAGGTTCGGCGCCCACGCGCCCGGCGACGAGGGCCCTCTCGGTTGGTACTTCGCCGACGACTTCTCGCGCTCGCTGGCCGGGCTGCGGACCTACGACGCGCTGCTCGTGAACCCTGTCTTCGACGGCCTCAACCTGGTCGCGAAGGAGGGCGCGCTGCTCAACGAACGCCACGGCGGGATCATCCTCTCGCGCAACGCGGGGGCGTTCGAGGAGCTCGGAGAGCACACGTGGGACGTGAACCCCTTCGACGTGTCCGGGACCGCGGACGCCATGCGCAGGACGATCGAGGAGGACCCGGGAGATCGCGAGGTGCGGGCGTCGGAGCTCCGGCGACTGGTGACCGGGTCCGATCCGGCGGGCTGGGTCCGGACCCGGGCCGCCGCGGCCGGGCTCAGCCTGTAG
- a CDS encoding glycosyltransferase, whose amino-acid sequence MRVVPVRHRSIDDYRGVVGNEVVNALQRHAWGMSGHSVLHINSTAYGGGVAEVLLAHIPLLRDLGIEARWAVIDGDERFFGITKSIHNAIQGERELEWTAEMEEHYTAVVRSNLDSLPEGYDVVVVHDPQPLAIPKLLGDDRSRVGRRWVWRCHIDSSDPNPEVWSFVARHLDVYDAVVFTADEFVQPEVPVERVVVSPPSIDPMSPKNADLADVTVHDICTQYGIDMQRPLIAQVSRFDPWKDPFGVIAAYQLVKEQVPDVQLILAGSLAHDDPEGLKIYEDVMTYREKDPDVAVLSNLQEVGNTSVNCFQRAAQVVIQKSLKEGFGLTVAEAAWKGKPVIGGRAGGIKLQIVDGETGYLVDSVEACAQRTLELLADPERSARMGSQARELIRSRYLTTRELGDWLELFASVNGG is encoded by the coding sequence ATGAGGGTCGTACCCGTCCGGCACCGGTCCATAGACGACTACCGGGGCGTCGTCGGCAACGAGGTCGTCAACGCCCTGCAACGGCACGCGTGGGGGATGTCCGGACACTCGGTGCTGCACATCAACTCGACCGCCTACGGGGGCGGGGTCGCCGAGGTCCTGCTCGCCCACATCCCTCTGCTGCGCGATCTCGGGATCGAGGCTCGCTGGGCGGTGATCGACGGCGACGAGCGCTTCTTCGGCATCACGAAGTCGATCCACAACGCGATCCAGGGGGAGCGGGAGCTCGAGTGGACCGCGGAGATGGAGGAGCACTACACGGCGGTCGTGCGCTCCAACCTCGACTCCCTGCCGGAGGGGTACGACGTCGTCGTCGTGCACGACCCCCAGCCGCTCGCGATCCCGAAGCTGCTCGGGGACGACCGCTCGCGGGTCGGCCGCCGCTGGGTGTGGCGCTGCCACATCGACTCGTCCGACCCCAACCCGGAGGTCTGGTCGTTCGTCGCGCGCCACCTGGACGTCTACGACGCGGTCGTCTTCACGGCGGACGAGTTCGTGCAGCCGGAGGTCCCGGTCGAGCGGGTCGTCGTCTCGCCGCCGTCGATCGATCCGATGTCCCCGAAGAACGCGGACCTGGCGGACGTCACGGTCCACGACATCTGCACCCAGTACGGCATCGATATGCAGCGGCCACTGATCGCCCAGGTCTCCCGCTTCGACCCATGGAAGGACCCGTTCGGCGTCATCGCCGCCTACCAGCTGGTGAAGGAGCAGGTACCCGACGTCCAGCTCATCCTGGCGGGCTCACTCGCCCACGACGACCCCGAGGGGTTGAAGATCTACGAGGACGTCATGACGTATCGAGAGAAAGACCCCGATGTCGCCGTGCTGTCCAACCTCCAGGAGGTAGGGAACACCTCGGTCAACTGCTTCCAGCGAGCGGCGCAGGTGGTCATCCAGAAGTCCCTGAAGGAGGGGTTCGGGCTGACCGTGGCCGAGGCGGCCTGGAAGGGGAAGCCCGTGATCGGCGGCCGTGCGGGAGGGATAAAGCTGCAGATCGTGGACGGGGAGACCGGCTACCTGGTCGACTCCGTCGAGGCCTGCGCGCAGCGCACGCTCGAGCTGCTCGCGGACCCGGAGCGCAGCGCCCGGATGGGGAGTCAGGCCCGCGAGCTGATCCGCAGCCGCTATCTGACGACGCGGGAGCTCGGCGACTGGCTCGAGCTCTTCGCCTCCGTGAACGGTGGCTGA